TTATACACCCTGGCTCGGTGATCACGCTGCTAAAGGCGCTATACGGCCTTTGCGACGTACTCTACAAGTAAGTATATATTTTcgctaattttttattttcaccaatattttatttatacaacaaatttttttcataaacttGTATCTTTTGTGAAATTAGAGAAAATATACAGTTTTGTAAACATTTGAAtaattaacttatatatatatatacccaaATAAGCTTGTTAATTCTTTAATTAATTATGATCTAACTAGAGATTACGCAATTAATCTTCATACAGTTAATACAAACATTTTTCAAGATTCGAAGTATAGCAAATACATCTAGAAGTGAAAGCTGAAAAATCAtaattgtatattattttaatttgctttaggcaaaaaagaagaataagagTGTGTTGGATCTGACATTCTACTTTGGGGGATGCTTTCTTAGCTTTCTATTGTGATGAATCTTTTTGCCTTAATCACGTGCTACTAATTGACTTTATCATGAgcttaaaaaatggaaataaagGTCGGAACTTGGGAGAGAGATTCAAAGTTTATATATAGTTAATCCAAACTTTATACAATTATTAGATTTTAGGGACAAAACATTATGTGTTAGTGGTCCCCTTTTTATGGTACATATATCACTGTTAACAATAATTCTTTAcatcataatttaaaactaaacctCGCTATtggttttatataataatattgacACTAAAAATAAAGAGGGTTTATGTTTTGCTCTTATTCATGTGCATTGTCCCCTATTTTGTAGTTTTCTGTTCTGTTGTTTGGTTGTCGTCCAGTTCGGTCTGTAAGGACAACATCAATATAAATCCGGTTAATTAATATGAATAGTTCCACAAAGAATATAGAGATAGTATGTGAATTGTTAAGGATAATACTGTATTTCTATTAATGGAGATTGTATATCTGAATACACAATCAGGGGTTGGATCCTCTAACAATATCATCAGTATTTTCATCGGCACAATTTGTTGGAGAGAAAGAAATCAATGGAAAGGATTGCTTCGTTCTCAAGTTATCAACCGACCAAACTGATTTAACAAGACGCAGCGACTCTACGGCTGAGATGATCAAACATGTCGCTTTCGGTTACTTCAGCCAGAAAAGTGGCCTTCTACTTTGCCTTGAAGACTCTTCCCTAACTAGGTACATTACATCACAACAGTTTGATCATTCTATTTTGATTCTTTAAGGGGTTCATGCAAACCAATAGATGACAGTATTGGTTTAGATAAACAAGATGTGGTTGTTATGTAGGATTCAGACACCGGGTAGTCTTCCGACATACTGGGAGACCTCAATGTCGTCATGGATGGAGGATTACCGAGCAATCGAAGGTAGTGAAGTGGTGATTGCACACTCAGGTAGAACGGATGTGTTGATATCAAGATTTGGAGAGACTCTCAAGGGAGGAATCTCTGTGACTCGAATGGAGGAGAGATGGACCATAGATGATGTTGCATTTGACGTGCCTGGCCTATCCATAGATTGTTTTATTCCTCCTAAGGAGATGAAGATGGATTTTCACCACCAAGACGGTCCAAACACGTTTCCAGAGTTATTAGATGAGCGGCAAAAATtgtaattaaaatcaaaaacaCCACAAGAATTAGTATAGAAAATTGTATAAGGgtgattttaaaatcaaaacgcTTATGGTCAAAACGTTTATGGTCAGGTGCTCTGTCTGCTGACTATCTTGACATACTAAAACCAGCTGCTTTATCTTCTGAGATGATTTCAAAGGTGAGTTGTTGAGGATGaaaaataatacttaaataatagatttttcAAACTTGGGATTCAGAAAACCATATCGTGTAAAATCTCTAAGCTCATGTCATTCTATTAAAGACTGTTGATATCAAACGTTACATACTTAAAAATCAGAGTTTTCTCATATTATTCAATATGCATGTGTTAGAAAACGAATCCACATTGCTATCGATGCGTACAGTTGAGCAACGTGTTTATTACATCATTTATCTGGAGTATTAATAACTTGGAATATATAATAAGCATGCTACAGTTCTACTACgccttatattttttttttgaagaaaaaaaaagttaaacccgggtctattaaagacacagacctaaccCCCGGGTGGGAGGTGCAGTCCACGACAGCCCTCTCCCGGGTTTTCATACGGACGTATCCGCAGCCGTGGTGAGCAGAACAATGTGACTTAGTTTCCGCAGCAAGAGGATCGAACTCGGAATGTGTTTTCATCCAAGGCTCGTCCACTACCACTGGACCACAAGTTCCGCTCTACTACGTCTTATATAGATTACAAGAC
The window above is part of the Brassica napus cultivar Da-Ae chromosome C3, Da-Ae, whole genome shotgun sequence genome. Proteins encoded here:
- the BNAC03G02650D gene encoding uncharacterized protein BNAC03G02650D, whose protein sequence is MQRLAPLMEEPMDQEEQERGGRSIRTKSWKKWIKTQLQSMIIHKKPDAKVLLSVLGCPLFPVPPLSKMSLQQVSSSAQYIIQHFAAATGCKKLERGIKNTFVTGKITMTMMNDLSGSATVNASPVSHKGCFVMWQMLPEKWLIELVGGGHKISAGSDGEIAWRYTPWLGDHAAKGAIRPLRRTLQGLDPLTISSVFSSAQFVGEKEINGKDCFVLKLSTDQTDLTRRSDSTAEMIKHVAFGYFSQKSGLLLCLEDSSLTRIQTPGSLPTYWETSMSSWMEDYRAIEGSEVVIAHSGRTDVLISRFGETLKGGISVTRMEERWTIDDVAFDVPGLSIDCFIPPKEMKMDFHHQDGPNTFPELLDERQKL